The following DNA comes from Flammeovirgaceae bacterium.
TTCGTTTCTTCATTTTCTATCAGGGCATCCACTATGACAATAGTCCTTCCAGCCAGCCTTCGGAAAATACGCTGAGCTTCTGATCTCTTACTAGCTTTAAAATATTTTAGAAAATCTAAATTCTTATTCACCTCGTTGATAAATATTTCATTTACCTGTTTTATCCCATCTTTTGTATCAATTTGTTGATTAAATACTCTATTCAATAAATCATTTGTTTCAGAGAAGCCAAGAATTTTATTGGAGTCTTGATTTTGTAATAAGCAGTTTCTTGTTGCTTTTGTAAGCTCCCCCGAAAATAGGACAGTTTTGAATTAGACAAAAGGTCTAACTTTAAACTGTTAAAAATGAAAAGAACAAGATTTACCGAAGCCCAGGTTTTCAACATTCTCAAGGAGTATGATGCGGGCAAAAACATCCAGGATATTGCCCGTGATAACGGAGTGTCCAAAGCCACTATTTACAACTGGAAGGCCAAGTACGGAGGCATGGAGATGAACGAACTCAAAAGAATGAAGGAGCTTGAGGAAGAAAACCGTAAGCTCAAGCATATGTATGCCGATTTGGCGCTGGACAACAAGATGCTCAAAGAGGTCTTGGGAAAAAAGTTCTGAGGCCCGCTGAGAAGCGAACCGGTGTGGATCATTTGAGAGCGGCTTTTCAAGTTAGCCTCGGTCGGGCCTGTGATGTGATGGACCTCTCACGTTCGGTTTACTACTACCAAAGTAAAAAGGACGATCATGCGGTGATTGAAAAACTTCAGGACTTAGCGGAAAAACGGCCTACCGAGGGTTTTTGGAAAATGTATTTCAGGATTAGGAAAGAAGGACTGTTGTGGAACCATAAACGCATTCATCGGGTGTATAAATATTTGAAGCTAAACCTGAAAAGAAAAGGTAAAAGAAGGTTACCGGCACGGATTCTTCAACCTTTGGAAGCTGTTAGTCATATCAATGCAAGCTGGTCGATGGATTTTATGAGCGATTCTCTTCTATCAGGCCGCAAGTTTAGGGTACTCAACTTGCTAGACGACTTTAATCGTGAGGCGCTTGCTATTGAAGTAGACACTTCGCTACGTGCCGAGCGTGTTGTCCGGGTACTTGAGCAAGTCATCCAGTGGAGAGGTAAACCAAAACGAATCAGGGTTGACAATGGTCCTGAATTCATCTCAAGCAAACTCTGCTTATGGTGTGAAGAACGTTCCATCCAGCTTCAGTTTATTCAACCAGGTAAGCCTACACAGAATGCATATATCGAGCGTTTCAATGGGAGTTTTCGCAGAGATGTTCTAGATGCTTATCTATTTGAATCACTAATCCAAGTGAGAATACTGGCTGATGAATGGATGAATGATTACAACTACGACCGTCCACATGATGCACTCGAGGGGCGCAGTCCTGCGGACATGCTGGTTGTGGATTTATGGAAAACTCGAAACGAGTTTCCCACAAACCCACAACCGGTTACAACAACAATGAATAAATTTTCTAATTTAGAGCTGTCCTAAAAAAGGGGAGCTTACACTTTAAGGATCGCTTCAGAATAAATCATTGACGTTAGCTTGTCTGGCTCATCCTCATTGCCGACATAAACAAATATGTTGGGTGAGCTACCAGTATAACCTTCATCCCGATTTCTATGTATCCTCCCCATTCTTTGTACCAAAGAATCAATTGGACTCCATTCAGAATGTAGAATATCAAAATCAAAATCAACGGATGCCTCTATAAGTTGGGTGGACACTACAATGATTCCTTTTTCGTTGTTTTCTATACCTTGCTTGATCAACTCAATTCGCCTGCTCTTTTCGGATTCAAGAAGCCGTGAGTGAAGTAAATAAAGTCCAGAGTCCTTTCTATTCAGATTTTGATAAGCTTTTGGAATATTAGCCAGAGATTCAAATACATTTATTGCTTTATTGACATTGTTTACTATAAGCAAAGTGTTATTCTCTCGATTTCTTGAAATCTCATTTAGCAGCTTTTCGTTTACTTTGATTTTTTTATCCGTATACTCGCATATCCATTCTTTCTTTATTTGGATCAAATGTCTTTTCAGATTGTAATTTTTAATTCCATTTTTATCATCAGAAAGGTGAATGAGACTGTATTTGAGGTTTAGCCCTTCCAATATCTTAGTTAAGTAAGGTGGTAAGGTTGCAGTGATGATAAGAATGGGTGCGCCAAGCTTTTGAATATGCTCCATTGTCTTGAAAATAACGGCCATCATTTCAGGAGCATAACTTTGGATTTCATCAATAACAAAGCAGGAATAGGGATAGAGTCCAAATAGTTTATCAAAACCATAATAAAACAACGAGCTGAGAAATACCTGATCAATCGTTGACAAATACAAGCCGTTTGATAGCATTCTGCTAATGGTTATCTTCTCCCCGACACTTAAATCGGATTTTTCTTTCATGTACTCGAGAAATGCCGTACTGTGCAGTAGCGAAACTTGATCGCTTTTTTCTATTAAGTAGCCTGTCCCTCCAACAAGCCTTTTTTGATAAATATCGTTAAGGGCTATTCGAAGTGGCAGCGTATAGAAGAGTTTTTTCTCTTGAATCTGTGACCAAATTAGTGCTAACTCAGTTTTGCCAGAGCCTGTTGGAGCTTGTATAATGGATATGGTAGTGTCTTTAACTTTTTTGAAACCTATTTTAAATTGCCAGGCATCATTACCAATTTTTGAAGCAATTTTTTTACTTAAATCAGAATAAGTTTCAAGAAAGGGTTTCTCTACATCAGTGTTGCCACTGGCCGAGTAATCGCTTCGCCTAAGGCAGCCAAGTAGCAGTAAAAATTCATACTCACTTTCACCAAAGCCATTACTTTGGATATGGGTAAGATGGCTTTCGTAGAGATTCAAATGCTCGCTTATGCTTTCGTTATCTTCGAAAGCAGCTATCTTTGAGTCAAAATCTGCATTATATAAAGATGATTTTATTTCCTTAAGTGCTTGCTTTACTACTTCTTGATTAAATCTCGTTTGCAGAGGATTAAGAAAATGCTCATCGAAATCATTAGACCTGATTTTAATGAATTTCAAATATAAAGCAACCTCCGGTTCTACTCCTTCGTAAATTTTTAGTCCGCCTACTATTTCCTGTGCATAAAAAGGGTTGTAATGGTGATATAAAATAGCTGTTTGTATGTGTCTTGCATTTTCTTCATTATTCAGTAGCAAAAGCGACCATAGAACGGAGTAGTACTCATGACGTCCGATTTTCACATCCTTCAGATCGGCCAGATACTCTTTTATTGTTACCTTATTTTCATTCCAATCTCCTTTTACATGGGGGAGAATCGAATCCTGAAACTCAAAGCTTATTTTGCCTAAATCATGTAAAATGCAAGCCTTAATGACTGCCTTTTGAAAGGATTTATCTGACAATTTGCTACCAAAAGCTGATAGGTCATCAGGAATGCAATTGAACAAATCCAAGGCCTTTTGTACTACATCGCCAGTGTGCTTTAGTAATGTGATGGAATGCCATTCATCATTTTCTGTGCTGCTTTTTGCTGCCAATAACTCTAGAGCCATGATTGATCGATTAAATAGTATTTGATTTCATTGCCTTCAATTTCACCTTTGTAAAACATTACCGGCTTTTTCTCAAGGAATACCAAGCGATTATTCTCAGCGTAGTACACGGTATTATAATCTACCTTGCGCTTTATATTTTGTTTATTGGAAAACAATTCCTTCTGGCTTTGGATTGGCTTCTCATTCAATTCAAATATTGAGCGTGTTGGAATAGAATAAACCGGAAAGTGTTTTTCATTGACCAGTATGCTATTGTCGGCACGTAAAATGTAAGATCCGAATGTTGATGAAAAGTCCCATAACTCTTTTTCTTCAAATGTTACAATTTCAGGTGCTTTCCTGATAAAGAAAATATCTTCACTTCTTCCCAAATGCATTACTTTCCGGAGATTAGCGAACGAGGATTTTATGCCCTGAATGAATGTCACGTCTTCGTGTTTGATGAATATCGTTAGCCGGAGATTGTATATTTCTTGCTGGTAGACCGGTGTTCGTTGAGACTTTTTCGATACTCCGTATAAGGGCAACTTATCTCCCCCAGTCAGTGTTGAATAATCAACTTTGGTTTCCTTTATTTGCATGACCTTTCCGCTTTTTCCGATCTCCTCTTTGACAAAGTCACTCTTAACAGGAACTGGTACACCCTTAATCAATTGCTGGTAATTCCAGAAAATGCTTTCTTGGATACCAAAAACGCAAATCTTCAAATCCCAATACTTGTTGTCGAAGTACTCTCCGGTCAGGTTTTGGAGCATCCCTACAATAGTTGACTTTGGAGGGAGCGGAAAAGTTTGGGCATAAAAGAAAGTAAACGGGTTTCTGTATTGGGCAAAGGGTAGAAACAAATCAACCTTGAGTGTTTGCATTTTGCTTTTACTTTAAATCAGCTTTTTTCAGAAGAGTTGATACAAAATCATCTTTTTTTGTTTCTTCGAATTTCCTTCCATCAACTTCAATATCACTTCTTTGAAAAATAGTTTGATTTGCACTTAGCTCATGGATTTTGAATTTTGGCTTGCTTGCAGCATCACTACTCTCCTGATGCTCTACTTCAGTAACTGTATAACCATTTTCATTGGTTTGTTTTTCTCTACGCTTGATGGTATGGCTCTTTGATTTCAGAAGTTCAATCCGGTCCATATAGGTATCATAGTTCATATTTTCATAAACACCAGCTACTACTAACCAAGGAGAAAGGTCTTCTCTTTTGCCTTTGATGTCGCGCTTGAGGTACATCAGGGTTTTTAGTAAATATTCAATTCGCTTAGCACGTACCCCATTGTTTTCACCTGATGTCCCATCCAAAACGCCAATTCGATTGATGTCAATTGTTACATTGAATACATAAAATCCTTTGAATTCTTCCATGTTTACTGGATTCGACCCGGTTTCTCCTGCTCTTTTCATCATCCCCAGGTTCGCAGTGAAATGAGAATCGAAATTGTATGAGTTTAAGGAAATTGCATGACTTATTTTAACAGGAGAGACCCGTGCCTCCTGCTGTCCTTCATTTCCCTTCTTCCCCTTTTTATTGCCTTTAGTTTTCTTATCTTCCTCTTTATCAACTTCTTCATTGTCTTTTTTTGTTGCTATTAAATACCCGAATAAATCAAATTCAGGAAAATCGAGAGCGTTGGTAGATGGTGCTTTTTGAACTACTTTACTTTTTGTAGAAAGCTCGTTTGGGCCAGCTAGCTTCCACTCATTTGGATAAGCCTGTGCAGCATGTTCCAAAATACTATACCTTAAGGCATATCTGCTCGTCATAATTTTCACCGATCCATCCCATTGAGTAATCTTTTTAAGTTCCTGGTAGCTGCCGCTGCCCTGATCATAGTTCAGTGAACTGGCATAGAACACAATATCCAACACAATGTACCTGGGCTTCTTTTGCTGCTCGTCTTGTTTTTGGGTTGCCATAGTTTTAAGAGTTAAATTGATTATTGGAAAAAGGCCTTTTCATTATACCAAGGAGAAATGAATAAGCATGTTTGAAGAAGGTTTCGTCATCGAGAACTGTTGCCGCGTTCCTGAGGTGAAATATTAAATTGTTACTTTCTGCCAATGCACTGTCCCTCGAGTTCAGCAGCCGAATTACTTCCCATAGAAACTTATCTTTGTCGCGGCCCTTTAAAACATTCAGACAACGAAATATGAAACTTTGTTTGTAGTTGCCGGAGAACTGTTTTTCATCAAAAAGTTTTGAAGCGGAATCAAAAACGCCCAGAAGGCTCTTTTCAATTTCCGATGATGTTGTGGTCTTTTCCATTATTCAGCAGCAGTTTGGTTGAAATTTTTGAAGATCATGCCCAATGCGTAATATTCCCAGTTGGGCTTATTTACTATATTATCAAATAGATATTGTGCGATCCGATTTTTTGCTTCTATTTTATCGTTGACTGAGGTTAAAAGTTTATTCATTATGAAATTGATGAATTTGAACTTTTGTTGGCGCTGGATAATTTGCATCAGATATTGCATTTCATTTTGTTGATTCTCCCTTTTAATGATATCGTAATAATTTTTCGAAGCAAATCCCATATCTTGGATATGGGATTTTATAGCCAATGGAACTTCTCCCTTAAGACTATTTCTGCTCAGCAGGCTTTTAAAATTAAAAGCAGATGTGCTTTTTTGAGGGTTCAAATTTTTTTTCGTGAGTTCGACAGATAAAGCAGCCCTCAAGACACTGCCTGATAAATATTTATCATATCTGGCAGCACGGAGTATTCTTCTGAAAATGGATTCCCCTTCAATAAAGTTTCGAATAAGCCATGACTTAGGCTGTTTTTTACCTTGATCAATGGATGTGTTAAGTCTTTCTCTTAGCTGTTCATCATTTAAAACAATGGCCTCGTACCTTCCAATGTTTAATGTTGTAAAATCCTTAACTCCTTTGTTGTCGAGCCCTTTAAAACTTATTAGCACCATGTTACACAGGGCCCAGTCTGATCGGGCCTTGTATAAATTGTCGAAAATAGATTGGTAAGTTATTTTGAGGATGTCTGTTGATTTGTCCTTCAGTTGGTCAACCAGCTTACTCATTGAGGTATTAACATCAAAAGTAAAAATTAAATCAGGTGAATAGAAAAAGTAATTCGTCCCTGTTCTTGGAATAGATGTTGCAAAATTTTCAAGTGACAGCAATGAAAACAGGACTGCTTTGCTTTTTACAACCTGAGAAGCCTTAATGTTAGCAATAACTGCATTGGGCATTTCTCCTCCTGAATACAATAATTTATTTATGGAGCGATCAAACAAGGTAGACTCCAAGATTTCTGTTCCAGTTTTATGGAACAGCTTCTCAATCTTTTCCTTTTGTGCATCGTAGTCCTTGCTGATATTGAAGAACCACAAGTTTTTATACGCATTACTATCTAAGGGAATTCTACTCTCCCCACCGCGAACAATATCTTGAAAATCTGCTTTTTTGTT
Coding sequences within:
- the cas3 gene encoding CRISPR-associated helicase Cas3', whose protein sequence is MALELLAAKSSTENDEWHSITLLKHTGDVVQKALDLFNCIPDDLSAFGSKLSDKSFQKAVIKACILHDLGKISFEFQDSILPHVKGDWNENKVTIKEYLADLKDVKIGRHEYYSVLWSLLLLNNEENARHIQTAILYHHYNPFYAQEIVGGLKIYEGVEPEVALYLKFIKIRSNDFDEHFLNPLQTRFNQEVVKQALKEIKSSLYNADFDSKIAAFEDNESISEHLNLYESHLTHIQSNGFGESEYEFLLLLGCLRRSDYSASGNTDVEKPFLETYSDLSKKIASKIGNDAWQFKIGFKKVKDTTISIIQAPTGSGKTELALIWSQIQEKKLFYTLPLRIALNDIYQKRLVGGTGYLIEKSDQVSLLHSTAFLEYMKEKSDLSVGEKITISRMLSNGLYLSTIDQVFLSSLFYYGFDKLFGLYPYSCFVIDEIQSYAPEMMAVIFKTMEHIQKLGAPILIITATLPPYLTKILEGLNLKYSLIHLSDDKNGIKNYNLKRHLIQIKKEWICEYTDKKIKVNEKLLNEISRNRENNTLLIVNNVNKAINVFESLANIPKAYQNLNRKDSGLYLLHSRLLESEKSRRIELIKQGIENNEKGIIVVSTQLIEASVDFDFDILHSEWSPIDSLVQRMGRIHRNRDEGYTGSSPNIFVYVGNEDEPDKLTSMIYSEAILKV
- the cas5 gene encoding CRISPR-associated protein Cas5 translates to MQTLKVDLFLPFAQYRNPFTFFYAQTFPLPPKSTIVGMLQNLTGEYFDNKYWDLKICVFGIQESIFWNYQQLIKGVPVPVKSDFVKEEIGKSGKVMQIKETKVDYSTLTGGDKLPLYGVSKKSQRTPVYQQEIYNLRLTIFIKHEDVTFIQGIKSSFANLRKVMHLGRSEDIFFIRKAPEIVTFEEKELWDFSSTFGSYILRADNSILVNEKHFPVYSIPTRSIFELNEKPIQSQKELFSNKQNIKRKVDYNTVYYAENNRLVFLEKKPVMFYKGEIEGNEIKYYLIDQSWL
- the cas7i gene encoding type I-B CRISPR-associated protein Cas7/Cst2/DevR; translation: MATQKQDEQQKKPRYIVLDIVFYASSLNYDQGSGSYQELKKITQWDGSVKIMTSRYALRYSILEHAAQAYPNEWKLAGPNELSTKSKVVQKAPSTNALDFPEFDLFGYLIATKKDNEEVDKEEDKKTKGNKKGKKGNEGQQEARVSPVKISHAISLNSYNFDSHFTANLGMMKRAGETGSNPVNMEEFKGFYVFNVTIDINRIGVLDGTSGENNGVRAKRIEYLLKTLMYLKRDIKGKREDLSPWLVVAGVYENMNYDTYMDRIELLKSKSHTIKRREKQTNENGYTVTEVEHQESSDAASKPKFKIHELSANQTIFQRSDIEVDGRKFEETKKDDFVSTLLKKADLK